The proteins below are encoded in one region of Chroicocephalus ridibundus chromosome 9, bChrRid1.1, whole genome shotgun sequence:
- the ADAM10 gene encoding disintegrin and metalloproteinase domain-containing protein 10 yields MDLAGTIILLCSCAAGAGGQYGNPLNKYIRHYEGLSYDVDLLHQKHQRAKRAVSHEDQFLRLDFHAHGRHFNLRMKRDTSLFSDDFKVEISNQVIDYDTSHIYTGHIYGEHGSLTHGSVIDGKFEGFIQTHSGTFYIEPAERYIKDRTLPFHSVIYHEDDIKYPHKYGPQGGCADHSVFERMQKYQMTGVEEPTTEKPFEEPKDNGPQVLRKKRATQAEKNTCQLYIQTDHLFYKHYGTREAVIAQISSHVKAIDTIYQSTDFSGIRNISFMVKRIRINTTVDEKDSSNPFRFPNIGVEKFLELNSEQNHDDYCLAYVFTDRDFDDGVLGLAWVGAPSGSSGGICEKSKLYSDGKKKSLNTGIITVQNYGSHVPPKVSHITFAHEVGHNFGSPHDSGMECTPGESKNLGQKENGNYIMYARATSGDKLNNNKFSICSIRNISQVLEKKRNNCFVESGQPICGNGLVEQGEQCDCGYSDQCKDECCYDANQPEDKKCKLKPGKACSPSQGPCCTPVCTFKMKTDKCRNDSDCAREGMCNGVSALCPASEPKPNFTDCNRHTQVCINGQCAGSICEKHGLEECTCASSDGKDDRELCHVCCMRKMDPSTCASTGSNQWEKYFGRDNITLQPGSPCNDFKGYCDVFMRCRLVDADGPLARLKKAIFNPELYENIAEWIVAYWWAVLLMGIALIMLMAGFIKICSVHTPSSNPKLPPHKPLPGTLKRRRPPQTTQPPQRQRPRESYQMGHMRR; encoded by the exons ACACTTCAACCTTCGAATGAAGAGAGATACATCTCTTTTTAGTGATGACTTTAAAGTAGAAATATCAAACCAAGTAATTGATTATGATACCTCCCATATTTACACTGGACACATTTATG GTGAGCATGGAAGTCTTACCCATGGGTCTGTTATTGATGGAAAATTTGAAGGATTCATCCAAACTCATAGTGGGACCTTTTATATTGAGCCAGCAGAGAGATATATTAAGGACAGAACTCTACCGTTCCACTCTGTCATTTATCATGAAGATGATATCA AATATCCGCATAAATACGGACCACAAGGAGGTTGTGCAGATCATTCAGTATTTGAAAGAATGCAGAAGTACCAGATGACTGGTGTAGAAGAACCAACAACAGAG AAGCCTTTTGAAGAGCCTAAGGACAATGGTCCAcaggttttaagaaaaaagcgTGCCACTcaggctgaaaaaaatacatgtcaGCTGTATATTCAGACTGATCATCTCTTCTACAAGCATTATGGAACAAGGGAAGCCGTAATTGCACAG aTATCCAGCCATGTTAAAGCGATTGACACAATTTACCAGTCAACAGATTTCTCAGGAATCCGTAACATCAGCTTCATGGTGAAACGAATAAGA ATTAACACAACTGTAGATGAGAAGGACTCCTCCAATCCCTTCAGATTTCCTAACATTGGTGTGGAAAAGTTTCTGGAACTGAACTCGGAACAGAATCATGACGATTATTGCTTGGCCTATGTGTTTACAGACCGTGATTTTGATGATGGAGTCCTTGGTCTGGCTTGGGTTGGAGCCCCTTCAG GGAGCTCTGGTGGAATATGTGAAAAGAGCAAACTGTATTCTGATGGTAAGAAGAAGTCTTTGAACACTGGAATCATCACTGTGCAGAACTATGGCTCTCATGTTCCTCCCAAGGTTTCTCACATCACTTTTGCTCATGAGGTTGGGCACAACTTTGGGTCACCT CATGATTCAGGAATGGAGTGCACTCCAGGAGAGTCCAAGAACttgggacagaaagaaaatggcaattACATCATGTATGCAAGAGCTACATCTGGGGACAAACTTAACAACAACAAGTTCTCTATCTGTAGCATTCGAAATATCAGCCAAGTtcttgagaaaaagagaaataattgttttgtcG AGTCTGGTCAGCCCATCTGTGGTAATGGACTGGTTGAACAAGGAGAACAGTGTGATTGTGGATACAGTGACCAGTGTAAAGACGAATGCTGTTACGATGCAAACCAACCGGAAGAtaaaaaatgcaagttaaaacCAGGGAAAGCCTGCAG CCCCAGCCAAGGCCCCTGCTGTACACCAGTGTGTACCTTCAAAATGAAGACTGATAAGTGTCGGAATGACTCTGACTGCGCGCGAGAAGGGATGTGCAATGGTGTCAGTGCGCTCTGCCCAGCCTCTGAGCCCAAGCCCAACTTCACGGATTGCAACAGGCACACGCAAGTTTGCATAAATGGG CAATGTGCTGGCTCTATCTGTGAGAAGCATGGCTTGGAGGAATGCACGTGTGCTAGTTCAGATGGCAAGGACGATAGAGAATTGTGTCATGTCTGCTGCATGAGAAAAA TGGACCCAAGTACCTGTGCAAGTACAGGCTCTAACCAGTGGGAGAAATACTTTGGTCGTGACAATATTACTTTGCAACCTGGATCTCCTTGTAACGATTTCAAAGGCTACTGTGATGTGTTTATGAGGTGTCGGCTAGTAGATGCTGATGGCCCTCTAGCTAGATtaaagaaagcaatttttaatcCAGAGCTATATGAAAATATTGCGGAATGGATTGTG gcTTATTGGTGGGCAGTGTTGCTCATGGGAATTGCCTTGATCATGTTGATGGCTGGTTTCATTAAGATATGTAGTGTTCATACTCCAAGCAGTAATCCAAAGTTGCCTCCTCATAAACCACTTCCAG GCACTTTAAAAAGGAGGAGACCACCACAAACCACTCAGCCACCACAGCGGCAAAGACCCCGAGAGAGTTATCAGATGGGACATATGAGACGTTGA